The genomic window CTCCCCAGTTGCGCCGCACGTGGCTGAGGAACTGTGGAGCCGTCTGGGGCATGCGGATTCGCTCGCCTTTGAGCCCTTCCCGCAGGTCACGGATGACTCGCTTCTGGCTGACGACGCCGTGACCGCTATCGTGCAAGTCATGGGTAAGGTTCGTGACAGGCTCGAGGTGCCTGCCGATATCTCGGCTGACGACCTTGAGGCCCGGGCACTCGCCTCCGACAAGGTGGCCAAGTTCCTCGATGGTGCTCCGCGTAAGGTGGTTGTGCGTGCGCCGAACCTCGTCAATATCGTCCCGTAATGGTCTCAGCTCTAGGTAGGTTCTGTCCCAGTAGACGGAACGGGGTCTACCTGCATGGTGTAGAACAGCTACAGTGAGCTCGTCAAATGAAAGGGTGTGTCATGGCATCTACTGAGATCGCCAAGGTCGAAAAGTTTGGGCATCCAGCTTGGGAGATTGTTTCGCCAACTGGTGCTCGCGCTGTCATCTCTGAGCGCGGCGCTACTCTTCTTTCCTGGCAGCCAGAGCCCGGCGTCGAGTTGCTGGCAGCTCATGAGTCGCAAGAGGAGCTCGAATCTGGCGCTGGCGCGCGTGCGATGATCCTCGCTCCCTGGGCGGGTCCCATCGCGGGTGGACGCTACGCTTTTGACGGCCGCGAGATTAGTGTCGGCGACGCCGTCCGCGCCTATTCGCTCGCCTATCTGCAGGATTTCCACGTGGTGTCTGCTGGTACCACCTTGTCCATGTCCGCCGTCATCGGGCCGTGCGAATCCTATCCGTGGCAATGCAATGTGTCGGTTCACTATTCCTTGGACTCCGGAGCTGATGGGGCCGAGCACCTTTCGATGACGCTCGATGCCAAGAACCTGTCGAAGCAAGCCGCGCCTATTACGGTTGGCTGGCACCCATACCTTTGCCTGCCGAGTATGGCTTCAGTATCCAAACTGGGTATCTCTGTTCCTGCGCGCACGAAGATCTTGACTGATCGCCGCGGTGTACCGTTACCCGGTGAGTCCGCATACGGTGGGGTCAATACGCCGATGGTGATCGATTACCTGGGCGGGACTAAACTTGACGACTATTATCGCGGGCTCGTGCCGGATAACTACGGTGTGGTTGCCACCCGTGTGGTCTGCCTTCCGACGAACTCTTCCGTCGAGCTGACACAGGAGCCCGGCGAGGCCGCCGTCGTGCACCTGGACACCGGCGACAAGCTCGGGCGCGGCACCCGCCAGGCGATCGCGCTCGCCCCGATGTCAGCGGTGCCTGATTCCTTCAATCGCCCCGACGCCGTAGGGTCGGTGCGCGTTGAGCCGGGCGAGTCACGTTCGATGACGGCGACCCTCACCTACATCAAGTAGGCGGCGGCTCAATCACGCATGCCTACGGCATGCGTGAGACGTTCCAGCGTGGTCCGTTAGGCGATGTTTTAGCCTGGCAGCGCGGCTAACTTTTGCCAGGAAGCTCTCGATCCGTTCCCCGGTGGTATTTGGGCTGTCCACAGAGCCTAGGACTAAGCGTTTCGTGACCTTAATTCCGCAGTATCCCAATACGTGCTTTGATATTCGAGCGAGCGGGTATGACGGATTGTGCTTCGCGTACCAACTGGGCGCATGGCTGGTTGCGATAAGAGTTGCTGTTCGTCCTCGCAACAACCTGCGTGGCGCGAGTTTGCCAGGGATGTATTGGTAAGCCTTGCCCGGCGTCAGCACTCGGTCGAACCAGCCTTTGAGCAAAGACGGCTCGCAAGCCCACCACACGGGGAAGATAACAACCACGTGCTCACACCAGTCCAACAGGTCTTGGCTGTCCGAAATGCAGGGTTCCTGAGGCATGTGTGCGCGGTAACCGTAACGTAAGACGGGATCAAATTCGCAACTCGCCAAGTTGATGAGTGCGACCTCATGGCCTGCGTTGCGCGCCTCGGTGACGTAAGTCTGCGCAATGGTCTCAGTTAGTGAACACTGGTCGGGATGCCCAGCGACCACGAGGATGCGCATGTTTCGATCTCCCTTGCCGTTGAACGAACGAGTGGGCATGAGCCGGCTACCTGCGGCGCGTGCCGAAGAGTGCTCGGGTGATCTCCCGCGTGAGGGTGCGACCGGCGGTTCTGACGATCTGATCGACGGTGCTTTCGCGGCGTTTGCGTTGCCGCTCAGCTTCAGCCTCGGCAGCACGGCGTTGCCGCTCAGCGAGTTTTTCAGCCTCGCGACGCTCTCGCTCTATTTCTTTTTCTAGCTCGCGCGCTTGGCGGTCCATCTCCTTTTTGCGCGCGGCCTCTTCTTTGGCCGCTTGGGCCGCCAGTTCTTCTTGCCGGGCAGCCTCGGCGCGCGCAGCGGCTTCCTCGGCCATCCGTTGCTCCAGTAGTTCGAAGGCCGATTCGGGGTCGATGGCGTCCTTGTAGCGCGCCATCGTGGGCGAGTTTGCCAACGCAGAGGCTATGGCCTGCTGCGATGCCGGTCCCATGACAGCTGCCGGCGCCCAGATGCGCACCGGTGCAACGGGGGAGGGGCGGCCTTTCTTGTCCAGTACCGTGACGATAGCTTCGCCGGTTCCGAGATTGGGAAGGACTTCCTGCAGGTCAAGCGGCGAAGTCGGGAACGTGGTCACAGTCTCACGAAGCTTCTTAGCGTCTTTCGGTGTGTGTGCGCGCAGGGCATGCTGAATCTTTGAACCGAGCTGCGCCAGAACGTCGTCGGGAATATCCTTCGGGGTCTGGGTGATGAAGATGATGCCGACACCTTTGGAGCGGATGAGACGGACTGTGTGGATGACCTGATTGAGGAACTCCTTAGAAGCACCGTTAAACAGGAGGTGAGCCTCGTCGAAGAAGAAAACGAGTTTTGGCTTATCGGCGTCGCCGACTTCAGGTAGTTCCTGGAAGAGCTCCGCGAGCAACCACATGATGAATGTGGAGAACAGGGCGGGACGCGACTGGACGTCGGGTAATTCGAGGGCGGAGATGACGCCGCGGCCGTCGGGAGCTGTGCGGATGAACTCCGAGACGGAGAAAGCAGGTTCGCCAAAGAACATTCCCGCGCCCTGAGCCTCCAGCTCGGCGACGTTACGCAGGATCACGCCGGCGGTTGCCGGGGCGACGCCGCCTATCGATTTCAGCGCGTCCTTGCCAGTGTCAGAGGTGAGGTAGGAGATGACAGCGCGCAAATCAGTGAGGTCAATGAGGGCGAGTTGATTCGTGTCGGCCCAGTGGAAAATGAGGGACAGAGCAGACTCTTGAGTCTCGTTTAGCCCTAAGACCTTCGATAGGAGGATTGGCCCGAAATCAGTGATAGTCGTGCGGATCGGAGTTCCGTTGCCCTCCCCGCCAAGTGCATAAAGCTCGGTAGGGAAGGATGCGGGCTGCCAGTCCTGTCCCTGTTCTGCGGTGCGAGCCAGCAGCTTCTCCGACGCCGAGCCGGGCTCGAGCAAGCCGGTGAGGTCGCCTTTGATATCGGTGACGAAACACGGGACTCCGTTGGCCGACAGCCCTTCAGCGAAGAGCTGGAGCGTGCGGGTCTTGCCAGTGCCAGTGGCGCCCGCAATGATGCCGTGGCGGTTGAGCATGCCGATCGGGATACGCACGTGGGTACCGGGCCGCGGCTGGCGGTCTTCCATATAGGAACCGACCGTGAACGTGGCGCCCTCGAATGCGTAACCATCGCGTACCGTTGCCTCGTAGTCAGATCCAGCAGGCTCGGCGGGCCTGGATGGCACGGCAGGTGCGCCAGGGGTGGAAGGTTCGGCGGGCAGATCCGCAGTTTTACTCGCGAGTGCGGCTTCGAGGCGGGCTTTCGCGGCGGCAGCTTGAGCCGCTGCGGCTGCGGCCTCGGCTTCCAGGGCTTCGGCTTTCAAACGGAGGAGTTCAGCGTCGTTACTCATGGTGACATTCTACGGGCGAAGCGCCGTCTTTGCCGGAAACATTCTCCACAATGTCCCAAATGCGGAGAGTATCCACATTCCAGGGGGTGAGCGGCGGGCGCCTGCCTGGTACATGACGATAATAGCCCCATGAAAGAACCGTCACCCCGTCGTACTGACATGCACCGACCGCCGCATGGCGGCCGCCCCAACTGGGCAAAAGTGGACAGCTTTATCCGCACCGCGATGCGGATGGGTGCGGGCGACGATATCGGGGCACTCACGTCGTCGGCTAAGAAACGGCGATTTGTGCTCGATGGCCGCTCCTTGCGGTTAGCTGCCATCCTGCTTCTCGTGCTCGCCCTATCTGGCGCAATCGCAGCGATGTCCCAACGATCTGAAGTAGTGGCAATCTCGCCCACGCACATCGCAGCCACGAGCGCCGGTGCGTCTGCTGAGCCTGCGCCATCGACGTCGGAACAGCCGTCTGCATCGGCGCGCGCGAAATCAACACCGAGTGCGGCCGCATCTGCCGCGATAGTCATCCATGTCTCTGGTGCAGTGGGCGCTCCCGGCGTCGTGAGCGTAACCGCCCCGGCGCGCGTCAACGATGCGATTACCGCCGCGGGCGGTGCTGCGGAGAACGCAGATCTTTCTCGCATCAACTTGGCTCAGCTCATCGAGGACGGTGCCCACATCCATGTTCCGCGTGAAGGCGAGCCGGTGGCGGGCAGCGGCGCTGGTACGGCCCAGGATTCAGGTAGCTCTTCGGACGCAGACCCTCGCGGCGGCAAGGTCAATATCAATACTGCCGATCAGACTACGTTACAGAAGGTCCCCGGCATAGGCCCCGTCACCGCGAAGGCGATCATTGCCTGGCGCACGAACAACGGTTCCTTTTCTTCGGTCGATCAACTCATCGATGTCACCGGTATCGGGCCGAAGACGCTCGAGCAGCTGCGAGAGCATGTGTGCGTCTGATGCAAGACTTCCGCTTACTCATCCCCGCCTGCCTCGTGTGGGCTGCGGCAATCGCTTCGCCCAACTACCTCGTTCTCGCGCTGGTTGCAGCCCCGATTGCGCTGGCTGGCACACTCCGGCGCAATTGGATTGCCACGCTCGCCGGGGTATCGCTCGTCGCTGGCGCGATTGCGGGAGGCGCCCATAATCTGGTGCGCGAGAGCGATGCGATCGTGCGTGCGCTGGGCAAGCAGGTCGAGGTCACGGGCGTGATTGACAGCCATCCAAAAGTTGCCTCTGGTCGAGTGAGTGCCTTTGCGCGGATAGAATCTGTCAAAACGGACACGCTTATGAGTTCGAATGCGCGCATCCGCCTGCAGTGGGCAGGCGATCGCCTCGAACGCGGCACGCGATTCATCGGCCACGGTCGTCTCACAGAAGGCGGCGGTCAGATCTCTGCGCGCATGCGCGTGACGTCCATCGAGGTACTCTCCGAACCGTTTACCGCGAGTCTGCGGGCTCTACTTCGCGAGTCCGTGGCCGACCGGCCGTGGCACGCACAGCTCATTCCGGGCGTCGTCATCGGCGACGACACTGGCCTGCCCGAGCAGGCCAGACGGGAAATGCGGATGCTGAGCCTGTCGCATCTGACTGCAGTATCTGGTGCACATGTCTCCCTAGCAATCGCCATAGTCCTAGGCGCGATCGGACGACGCCGACCGATGGCCGCCGGCGTCCTCGCATTCGTCAGCCTTGCCGGGCTTGTCGAGTTGGTCGGCCCGGAGGCTTCTGTTTTACGGGCGGGATACATGGGGGTCTTCATGTGCATCGCCATCGCACTTCGCCGCCGGACGAACGCACTGCCATTGCTCAATGCCACGGTCATCGCGGTCTCGCTCCTCGACGTCGACCTCGCACGTAGCCTAGGTTTTCAGCTTTCTGCGGTGGCCACATTCGTCATCATCACCTTCTCCTACCCGCTACAAAGGCGGCTAGCGGAACGCCTGCCTGTTATCATCGCGGATGTCATGTCCATCGCCCTGATTGCCGGCGTCGCCACGGGTCCCTTACTTCTGCCCGTTCAAGAGCGCGCCTCACTGTGGGGGCTTCTCGCCAATGCACTCGTCGCGCCTGTCGTCACGCCACTGACAATCGGCGGTATGGCCGGCACATTACTCCTCCCCGTCGCACCGATCCCAGCCACAGTCATCCTGCGCGCGTGTGAATTGTGCACCGGTTGGATGACCTGGGTGAGCCGTATCTTGATCGGGTTACCCGGATCAAACCTGCCCACCGGCGTGGTACTCGCAGTTAACGTGGGACTGCTCGTGACGCTCATAGCCACGCTGGTCCTTGGGGGCGTGCGAGTCCTCATGGGCGCATTGGCTGTGCTGGCGTGTGCCAGCGCAGTATCGATGCTTCTCTCACAGCGCGTCCTCAGCGACTGGGAAGCAATCCAGTGTGATGTCGGGCAAGGTTCGGCCTTCCTGGCCCGCGGGGAGGCGGGAATAGTGCTCGTCGACGTCGGCCCAGAGTCAGGAAACATTTCCGCGTGCCTCACGCATGCCGGTGTGAAACGGCTCGACTTGCTCATTATCAGTCATTTCGACGCCGACCACGTGCGTGGATTGGCCGAAGTCCTCGACACCGTGGAGGTAGAACAGGTGTGGTACTCGGTTAATCGCAAACCGGAGAAAAACTCTCAATGGGCTCTTGACTTGCTCAACCGCCGCAGTATCGCGCACGAGCCAGCACGATATGGGTTTCGGCTAGCTACACAGGTGGAGGTGATTGGGCCGCGCACAATCGCCGGGGGCGAGGGGGATTCGAA from Trueperella pyogenes includes these protein-coding regions:
- a CDS encoding ComEC/Rec2 family competence protein, translating into MQDFRLLIPACLVWAAAIASPNYLVLALVAAPIALAGTLRRNWIATLAGVSLVAGAIAGGAHNLVRESDAIVRALGKQVEVTGVIDSHPKVASGRVSAFARIESVKTDTLMSSNARIRLQWAGDRLERGTRFIGHGRLTEGGGQISARMRVTSIEVLSEPFTASLRALLRESVADRPWHAQLIPGVVIGDDTGLPEQARREMRMLSLSHLTAVSGAHVSLAIAIVLGAIGRRRPMAAGVLAFVSLAGLVELVGPEASVLRAGYMGVFMCIAIALRRRTNALPLLNATVIAVSLLDVDLARSLGFQLSAVATFVIITFSYPLQRRLAERLPVIIADVMSIALIAGVATGPLLLPVQERASLWGLLANALVAPVVTPLTIGGMAGTLLLPVAPIPATVILRACELCTGWMTWVSRILIGLPGSNLPTGVVLAVNVGLLVTLIATLVLGGVRVLMGALAVLACASAVSMLLSQRVLSDWEAIQCDVGQGSAFLARGEAGIVLVDVGPESGNISACLTHAGVKRLDLLIISHFDADHVRGLAEVLDTVEVEQVWYSVNRKPEKNSQWALDLLNRRSIAHEPARYGFRLATQVEVIGPRTIAGGEGDSNKDSLVVVVTTASHRILILADAPAERQQSLRGEVSAIDVVVAGHHGARDQSRELAEDLKPSVSLFSVGKNSYGHPTREALDIWHAPIQARTDLCGEIVLTATQVVTGCRTDVE
- a CDS encoding helicase HerA-like domain-containing protein, yielding MSNDAELLRLKAEALEAEAAAAAAQAAAAKARLEAALASKTADLPAEPSTPGAPAVPSRPAEPAGSDYEATVRDGYAFEGATFTVGSYMEDRQPRPGTHVRIPIGMLNRHGIIAGATGTGKTRTLQLFAEGLSANGVPCFVTDIKGDLTGLLEPGSASEKLLARTAEQGQDWQPASFPTELYALGGEGNGTPIRTTITDFGPILLSKVLGLNETQESALSLIFHWADTNQLALIDLTDLRAVISYLTSDTGKDALKSIGGVAPATAGVILRNVAELEAQGAGMFFGEPAFSVSEFIRTAPDGRGVISALELPDVQSRPALFSTFIMWLLAELFQELPEVGDADKPKLVFFFDEAHLLFNGASKEFLNQVIHTVRLIRSKGVGIIFITQTPKDIPDDVLAQLGSKIQHALRAHTPKDAKKLRETVTTFPTSPLDLQEVLPNLGTGEAIVTVLDKKGRPSPVAPVRIWAPAAVMGPASQQAIASALANSPTMARYKDAIDPESAFELLEQRMAEEAAARAEAARQEELAAQAAKEEAARKKEMDRQARELEKEIERERREAEKLAERQRRAAEAEAERQRKRRESTVDQIVRTAGRTLTREITRALFGTRRR
- a CDS encoding NAD(P)H-dependent oxidoreductase, whose amino-acid sequence is MPTRSFNGKGDRNMRILVVAGHPDQCSLTETIAQTYVTEARNAGHEVALINLASCEFDPVLRYGYRAHMPQEPCISDSQDLLDWCEHVVVIFPVWWACEPSLLKGWFDRVLTPGKAYQYIPGKLAPRRLLRGRTATLIATSHAPSWYAKHNPSYPLARISKHVLGYCGIKVTKRLVLGSVDSPNTTGERIESFLAKVSRAARLKHRLTDHAGTSHACRRHA
- a CDS encoding aldose 1-epimerase — translated: MASTEIAKVEKFGHPAWEIVSPTGARAVISERGATLLSWQPEPGVELLAAHESQEELESGAGARAMILAPWAGPIAGGRYAFDGREISVGDAVRAYSLAYLQDFHVVSAGTTLSMSAVIGPCESYPWQCNVSVHYSLDSGADGAEHLSMTLDAKNLSKQAAPITVGWHPYLCLPSMASVSKLGISVPARTKILTDRRGVPLPGESAYGGVNTPMVIDYLGGTKLDDYYRGLVPDNYGVVATRVVCLPTNSSVELTQEPGEAAVVHLDTGDKLGRGTRQAIALAPMSAVPDSFNRPDAVGSVRVEPGESRSMTATLTYIK
- a CDS encoding helix-hairpin-helix domain-containing protein, producing MKEPSPRRTDMHRPPHGGRPNWAKVDSFIRTAMRMGAGDDIGALTSSAKKRRFVLDGRSLRLAAILLLVLALSGAIAAMSQRSEVVAISPTHIAATSAGASAEPAPSTSEQPSASARAKSTPSAAASAAIVIHVSGAVGAPGVVSVTAPARVNDAITAAGGAAENADLSRINLAQLIEDGAHIHVPREGEPVAGSGAGTAQDSGSSSDADPRGGKVNINTADQTTLQKVPGIGPVTAKAIIAWRTNNGSFSSVDQLIDVTGIGPKTLEQLREHVCV